The Plasmodium knowlesi strain H genome assembly, chromosome: 14 region GAAACTCCCCTTTGAGGATATGAATCATGAACGCAGCTACCGCATGAGCGGCGAGggcgatgaggaggaagaggattaCGTCGCTGAAGATGCAGAGGTAGATAACTTCAACGACGAAATGAACGTGGAAGAAAACGGGTTTGCGCACTCCAATGTCAGTATAAGTAATAACAGAAAAGTTGGAAATGCCTTCGGAGTAGATGTTGATGATGACAGTGGAATGATGCTGTCCGAGGAATTTAACAACTACTTCTGTGAAGAGAACCCCAAAACTCTATATAACTATTATGGCAGTTCTAACGGAGGTGGTTTAGGAGGAGGAATGCGAGCTCCTCATACCACTTCCACAGCAACCACTGGCAACAAGAGTAGTTTGCATTTGAATTTAAGCACGAGTGGAAACAGCGCACATAATGGCAGCTCAGCCATTTTGGGGGAAGCCACGTTGAGTAATAATTACAGTGGAGTTATGGAGCCATCAGAGAATGGCCTACTCACTTCTGCTGCAAACGGTTTGGCCAACTCATCTGGCAACTCCACGACCAACTCAGTTGCCAACACGGGCCTTATCAACACTACCTCTTCCCTTTACCGAAACACAATGACCCCCAAATTGTACATTGATGGCATAGCAATGAACAGCACTTTTGGAAAGTATGATGAGGGGCACTTTTGCGATGTAAACAAGGAAGACAACAAACTGAGAGGAACAGGGGGAGCTGGAAGTGCCGGAGTGGCTGATTACGATTTAAAAATGAGCGAGGAAGATGCAAATAAAAGCTTTTTAAGTTACTCCTTTCAATCCTCACGTGTCGACAATGAGCAAAGTTTTTCGGACAATTACGTTAACTTCTTTTGATTTATCCCTCGTCCTCTTTTTCATCGAAAGGGATTTTGTGCAAATGAAGAGGATTGACTCCTCTCTACATTTGAATGGCCAATTTCTTTTTGGCATATCCCAGTTGTGTTACCCAACAGGTCACATATATaggaacaacaaaaatataattggTACCTTtggtatgtttttttttctctctctctctttttttttttttttttttttttttttttcattcgaaaGTTGTTGTAATATGTTTAGTCCGCACTTATGAACATGAGATACACAAGACGACGACATACTTTTTATGTTGATCGGTTGATTTATTGATTACTTTGCCGAGGTTGATATTTgaaaattcattttattttctttcattttcttttattcctttttattccttttattcctttttattccttttattccttttattccttttattcctttattttattttattttatttttttttgaagtttGAGGGAAATGCTTTATTCTCCCCCTATTCATTCAGTTTTATAGAAGTATCTATATGTGTACTTATTTATTCTTACttatttattcttatttatttgtttattcatttttattattacccCACATCATGTACCTCCTTGCGCGTCCTCTTCAAGTCACAAAATTGTGAGGCAGTCTAATTTTGTGTGCCCCCGTGTACTTTGCGGCTGCGTTGTTATTACGTGTACGCATGATGCACCTGTATTGTATATTCATGCAAcacctgtgtgtgtgtgtgtgtgtgtttttaattaaatttaaggaaaaacaagaaactggttaaatttaaaaaaaaaaaaaaaaaaaattatctgtGTTAGGGTAAGTATATCCCACCCACCTTCCTTCGTGTACCATCATCGCTATGTGGAAATAATACCGACTGGcatgaaggggggaaagaggTGCATACCCAGACGTGAGTAAAAACTACTTTTCGTCTTGCAAACGTTTAGCCTCGACTACTGTGCGAAGATAATTCGTTTTTGCGAATTGGGCCCCCACCTAGGTAAAAATGCAATTTGTGTAGGCATCTCCTCATTCCAACGTTCAAGTTTTGCTTCCGCccggaaatattttttttgtgggggAGCTACGCACATGCTTGTACGGTTATCTGTAAGTTAGAAGGAGAGGCTGTCAAAATACTTTTGGTTCTTCAACGGAGGGGAGGAGACACTTTCCAAGAAAgggtagcttttttttttttttcctgagtGTGAAGTTGTTTCTTCCAGGTGGCAACCAAATGATGGGGACAGCGGGGAAGAGGAAAGCAGTCatgtttcttcttcgttcTGGACCACCACCACGGGGGAATTCGCTCCCTTGTGGTGGTAACCTGCAGTGGCGCACCTCAGGAGGCAACACACCACTACCACATGTCGCATATGCGCTGAATCACCCGTTTGTAGGTCTCccaaatatacatacaaataatGCTGGTGCATATAACTCATTGGACCGTTCTACCTCCTTCATTTTACTCTCcccttggaaaaaaaagaaaaattccgTTTTGCTTACTTGCCCTCAATTCTACTAGTAGTAGGTTGCGTTTTACCCGTTTGATCAAATGAACCTTCACTCATGGAGGTGGGGGGAGCGGAAGTGTAGCATTTTCTCGCccagaaaaaattgcaaaaaaagggcaGAAAGGGCgataaagatgaaaaaaaaaaaaaaaaaaaaaaaaaaatccttttccTCATAATATTCTTCCCACCTCTATGTTCCCCAAAGGTTCTGTACAGAGAGTGTACAATTTTCGTCCAGCATGTTGTGGGTTCAGTCGCACATATGACGCTTTTTCCCACTTAACCTATTGCCACGTCATCTGCACTGAAGCCACAACATGCTGgacgaaagggaaaggaactTACAGAGGTATGCCTTGCAtttggaaaagaaggatctcgtttttaaagggaagaaaaaaaaaaacgatctgaagaacattttatatttcccaTCCTTGTATTGGTTCAATGGGCAATTTTGTCCCCCAATTCCTTACTTCAGTTTTGAGCGCCatgagggggggaaagaagaagtgggAAATCCCCACCtggaggatgaaaaaaaaaaaagagcatttAGAGTAAATATGGTTGATTTGCTAACCTGTGGGGTTCACAAAAACAGTGTCATCGTGAAGAGAGTAGTAAAAAATGAGGTCCTGAACGTAAGTATGTTTAGCAACATGAAGGTTGTGTCCTGCGTTTTTTATGTAAACATTGAATATTTGATGGGTTTGGATGCCTTCTTTGGCACGAAGACGaatccgttttttttttgtttatcttTGGCTACTTTGGGGACGGAGGATCAAGGAACAGGGGAGACTCAGCCAGAGAACAAGAGGAGGGCCCATGAAGCagcaaaaggggggaagaggtCAGATGGAGGGGCAAAAATAGAGTCGTTATCCCCCCTAAACCTGCACCCCCCCTTACTGAGCTGCGACATACGAAACGCCTTAGACATGGCCCCTCGACAACTCTTCCTCTACaacgaaaagaaagaaatacacCTCTTCGACTATGTAACAAACAAATCTCTCTTAATCACAcgggaaaaaatacaagtgACAGCACTGCAGTTTAGCTTTTTGCACATAAGCGAATACAACAATCTTTACAATAAGATGGAGACAGACATGTACGAGGGGGGCATAAGGATTGTGGATCTGGATAAAGTGGGGAAACAACTTTGGAGCAAGAACAGATACTGCTTCGAGGTTTTGGAGGAGTGGCTCAGcggggaaaagggaagaaaaaatcagccaaatgaagaggaagccCCCTGCGGGGAATGCGGGGTTCACAAAATCCTGGGGCGTATGTTCTACGTACTGATATATGGAGACAGCGAAGGAAACGTATATTTCCTAATCCcggagaaggaagtaaaaatgataaaaaattttagaagggggaaaaaaatacaactcaTCGAGACCAATGTAAAGGCCTACTTCAACACGGGAGGTGAGAGCCGCATAGCCACTGTGTTGAGAAGCAATGTAAATGTCTTTTTAGCCTATAGGGATTGCATCTTGGTTTTCAATTTCCCGTTGTATGAGCCCCTTTTTGTTGTGAACGTGGCGGATGAGGTGATCTTCTGCCTCAGTGCCTGTCTTAATGAGCACGGGGAGGTATACTTTGCCTTCTCCACGCAAAGGTGCGTTAGAATTGGGGAGGTCTCGCGAGGGGGAGACGTGTTCCGCGTAGAGGTAGACACCACCCAAGTGGATAACACCAAAGAATATCCCCCCCAAGGGAGCATAACCCAAGTTCAACACAGCGCGAACCGCCCACATATTTCGAAGCAACAGAAGAGCCACATCTGCGTTTGTTTCGGAAGGGAGAACGATCTCTACATAACAAGCGGTGACAAGGGAACCATTCACAGATataatttgaagaagaaacagatGACCCATAAATATGATCCGCGATGTAAGAGAATCTTTCATTTATCCATGTGCACCGTCAATGGAGAAGACTACGCATACATCTACGATGCGGAGAAGTTTCTCTGCCTGTTCCAACTAACCAAGCAGAAAAACGTATACAAAGTGTTTACCCTGTCTGTGTGGGTTTACCAGATTCTTTGCCTTCGAAcaaacattattttttccct contains the following coding sequences:
- a CDS encoding WD repeat-containing protein, putative, whose translation is MLDERERNLQRYALHLEKKDLVFKGKKKKNDLKNILYFPSLYWFNGQFCPPIPYFSFERHEGGKEEVGNPHLEDEKKKRAFRVNMVDLLTCGVHKNSVIVKRVVKNEVLNVSMFSNMKVVSCVFYVNIEYLMGLDAFFGTKTNPFFFCLSLATLGTEDQGTGETQPENKRRAHEAAKGGKRSDGGAKIESLSPLNLHPPLLSCDIRNALDMAPRQLFLYNEKKEIHLFDYVTNKSLLITREKIQVTALQFSFLHISEYNNLYNKMETDMYEGGIRIVDLDKVGKQLWSKNRYCFEVLEEWLSGEKGRKNQPNEEEAPCGECGVHKILGRMFYVLIYGDSEGNVYFLIPEKEVKMIKNFRRGKKIQLIETNVKAYFNTGGESRIATVLRSNVNVFLAYRDCILVFNFPLYEPLFVVNVADEVIFCLSACLNEHGEVYFAFSTQRCVRIGEVSRGGDVFRVEVDTTQVDNTKEYPPQGSITQVQHSANRPHISKQQKSHICVCFGRENDLYITSGDKGTIHRYNLKKKQMTHKYDPRCKRIFHLSMCTVNGEDYAYIYDAEKFLCLFQLTKQKNVYKVFTLSVWVYQILCLRTNIIFSLGNENVYSLEVKKEGNNNVTVNNVTVNNGTVNNGIVNNSTVSQRNGNLFLTKPFYSDRMSVCTYMTNHPYLPFVAFLNKKLQFGFFSLVDSQRKSVIVPPIRENGNVFSLCWFSTRKQLDILNFQGGGEDLTVGDPLTLNQFKDEWTGGIIQNRGYKNKKKDDNIWINAHMAHLMQNSSYDTYLVVLNADTLFLYNILTSQVIDLKDYLKKAMPQFDGKNNFLKSTIYGKVCYVFIFSEKNKLFIFDQNFTFCLRTISVDDRIVRFYLRDGYLFIHSNTSIYFTSLRNALSLFPDVVQGGDAHAENLLFIKVNTAETFKIVLFDFLCVGEEMYLAVFTKRKEILVYRMRMGVDDNKEDDTVKGTENGRSAEAQLVGQFLSFYKFEHLNKVGSILSMKFFYCCTKRRTYLIFGGLEQFLFFWDFAKYPLVRR